One region of Zingiber officinale cultivar Zhangliang chromosome 7B, Zo_v1.1, whole genome shotgun sequence genomic DNA includes:
- the LOC122003832 gene encoding non-specific lipid-transfer protein 1-like, which translates to MSRSGALAVVLMIAAVVALLAGSQADAVVTCGQVASNLRPCIPYVTGKVSALPPPCCNGVRSLNTAAQTTADRRAACSCIRSQASGISGLQPGRLSGLPGSCGVHLPFPVSTSTDCSSVN; encoded by the exons ATGTCTCGCTCCGGTGCCTTAGCGGTGGTGCTCATGATAGCAGCAGTCGTCGCCCTCCTAGCGGGGTCCCAGGCCGATGCCGTTGTCACCTGCGGCCAAGTGGCCTCCAACCTGCGGCCCTGCATTCCCTACGTGACCGGTAAGGTGTCGGCGCTGCCTCCGCCCTGCTGCAACGGGGTGAGGAGCCTGAACACCGCCGCGCAGACCACCGCCGACCGCCGTGCAGCGTGCAGTTGCATCCGCTCGCAGGCATCTGGGATCTCCGGTCTCCAGCCCGGCCGCCTTTCCGGGCTCCCCGGCAGCTGCGGCGTCCACCTTCCATTTCCCGTCAGTACCTCCACTGATTGCTCCAG TGTGAACTGA